A region from the Geobacillus vulcani PSS1 genome encodes:
- a CDS encoding ABC transporter permease, producing the protein MSKLVYNEMLKIVRKKRLWVIAAIIAVLVALFTYAQYRETEELRKRLGTTDWRTQLQQQIVDLQNRLQSPSMSEEWRKYLQIRLKQQQYYLEHNINPSAPGAPTFMRTFIENAIDLFLPLLVMVVAADLVSSEASAGTIKLLLVRPVKRWKILLSKYIALLLSVSLIMLMAAVLSYAISGLVFGYGGFRLPLLTGFVQQGEDLNTANVHMIPQWKYILIELGLAAFVSVVVGTLTFMCSVLLKSTAAVMGIMLAALISGAILSNMVSSWHSAKYLFMVNLRLTDYIKGAAPPIEGMTLGFSMAVLAVWGLAGLLVAFFVFMRRDVY; encoded by the coding sequence TTGAGTAAGCTTGTGTATAATGAAATGTTGAAAATCGTCCGCAAAAAGCGGCTATGGGTGATCGCCGCCATCATTGCGGTGCTCGTCGCCTTGTTTACATACGCCCAATACCGCGAGACGGAAGAGCTGAGAAAACGGCTTGGCACGACCGACTGGCGGACGCAGCTGCAGCAGCAAATCGTCGATTTGCAAAACCGTTTGCAGTCGCCGAGCATGTCTGAGGAATGGCGAAAATACTTGCAAATCCGCCTCAAGCAGCAGCAGTACTACTTAGAGCACAACATTAATCCGTCCGCCCCTGGAGCGCCGACGTTTATGCGCACGTTTATCGAAAACGCCATCGACTTGTTTTTGCCGCTTTTAGTGATGGTGGTGGCGGCCGATTTAGTGTCGTCCGAGGCAAGCGCCGGAACGATCAAGTTGCTTCTCGTTCGGCCAGTGAAGCGGTGGAAAATTTTGTTGAGCAAATATATCGCGTTGCTCCTGTCGGTGTCGCTCATTATGCTGATGGCGGCGGTGCTGTCGTATGCCATCTCCGGACTCGTGTTTGGATATGGCGGCTTCCGTCTGCCGCTATTGACCGGATTTGTCCAGCAAGGAGAGGATCTCAATACAGCGAATGTCCACATGATTCCACAATGGAAATACATTTTAATCGAGCTCGGGCTGGCAGCGTTTGTGAGCGTTGTCGTCGGCACACTGACGTTTATGTGTTCCGTGCTGCTTAAGAGCACGGCGGCGGTGATGGGGATCATGCTGGCAGCATTGATTTCTGGCGCGATTTTGTCGAACATGGTGTCGTCGTGGCATTCGGCGAAATATTTGTTTATGGTCAATTTGCGGCTGACGGATTACATAAAAGGAGCGGCTCCGCCGATTGAGGGGATGACGCTTGGCTTTTCGATGGCCGTGCTGGCTGTCTGGGGGCTTGCAGGGCTTCTTGTCGCTTTTTTTGTCTTTATGCGGCGAGATGTCTATTGA
- a CDS encoding ABC transporter ATP-binding protein, which yields MNKPVTLAVKELRKTIRGKEIIQGISFELHEGEVFGFLGPNGAGKTTTIRMLVGLIRPTSGTVAICGYDLHRQFTDAIRQIGCIVENPEMYPYLTGWENLEHFARMMSGIGEDRIMEVAKLVGLEQRIHDRVGTYSLGMRQRLGIAQALLGKPKVLILDEPTNGLDPAGIREMRAFIRFLAEKEGLSVLVSSHLLSEIQLMCDRVAIMAKGRLLAIDTVERLLNQQARVVWKVAPMDRARALLAAETEVLRVDEETIVTPYEPAKLAAWNAKLVQAGVSVSEIEPRLPTLEDLFIELTGGETIE from the coding sequence GTGAACAAACCGGTGACGTTAGCCGTCAAAGAGCTGCGGAAAACGATTCGCGGCAAGGAAATTATTCAAGGCATTTCATTTGAATTGCATGAGGGGGAAGTATTCGGTTTTTTAGGGCCGAACGGTGCGGGAAAAACGACGACGATCCGCATGCTCGTCGGGCTCATTCGGCCGACGTCGGGGACGGTGGCGATTTGCGGGTATGATCTTCATCGTCAGTTTACTGACGCGATCCGCCAGATCGGCTGCATCGTCGAAAATCCAGAAATGTATCCGTATTTAACAGGTTGGGAAAACCTTGAACATTTCGCCCGCATGATGTCCGGAATCGGTGAAGATCGAATCATGGAAGTGGCGAAGCTCGTCGGCCTTGAACAGCGCATTCATGACCGAGTGGGCACGTATTCGCTCGGCATGCGGCAGCGGCTCGGCATCGCCCAGGCCTTGTTAGGAAAGCCCAAAGTGCTGATTTTGGACGAGCCGACCAACGGCCTTGACCCGGCCGGCATTCGCGAGATGCGCGCCTTCATCCGCTTTTTGGCGGAAAAGGAAGGATTGAGCGTTCTCGTGTCGTCGCATTTATTGAGTGAAATTCAGCTGATGTGCGACCGCGTCGCCATTATGGCGAAAGGACGGCTCTTGGCGATCGACACGGTTGAACGGCTGTTGAATCAACAGGCGCGCGTTGTCTGGAAAGTGGCTCCAATGGATCGGGCGCGGGCGCTGTTGGCGGCAGAAACCGAGGTGCTGCGCGTCGATGAAGAGACGATCGTCACGCCATACGAGCCAGCCAAACTGGCCGCTTGGAACGCCAAGCTTGTCCAAGCCGGCGTCTCGGTTTCGGAAATTGAACCGCGGTTGCCGACCCTCGAAGACTTGTTTATCGAGCTGACAGGGGGCGAAACGATTGAGTAA
- a CDS encoding SGNH/GDSL hydrolase family protein, whose protein sequence is MRRSTVALLIAVAALSGVLWLGGLALAVQDQFFSAAKPPTKEQRPPTAETRQHDEKIDIVALGDSLTRGTGDESGKGYVGYMVDELRRQTDKPIRVTNLAIRGLRSDGLLRQLGQPEIQRQVAMADLIVMTIGGNDLFQGGEALKLDRKQLNEAKRRYVANLDRIFAALRRFNSGAVIFALGLYNPFSDLGDAKRTSAVVRDWNFASAEVAARYPNVVAVPTFDLFALHVNDYLYSDHFHPNEEGYKRIGERVASLITLTEEDEQ, encoded by the coding sequence ATGCGACGGAGCACAGTGGCGCTTCTCATAGCCGTTGCCGCCCTGTCCGGGGTGCTTTGGCTTGGCGGCCTGGCATTGGCGGTGCAAGACCAGTTTTTTTCGGCCGCCAAGCCGCCGACGAAAGAACAACGGCCGCCAACGGCTGAAACAAGGCAACATGACGAGAAAATAGATATTGTTGCTCTTGGCGACTCGTTGACGCGGGGAACGGGTGATGAAAGCGGAAAAGGGTATGTCGGCTATATGGTCGATGAGCTTCGCCGGCAAACGGACAAACCGATCCGTGTGACGAACTTGGCCATCCGCGGCCTTCGCTCTGACGGACTGCTTCGCCAGCTTGGCCAGCCTGAGATTCAGCGGCAAGTCGCCATGGCCGATCTTATTGTGATGACCATCGGTGGAAACGACTTGTTTCAAGGTGGGGAAGCGTTGAAACTGGATCGAAAGCAGCTGAATGAGGCGAAACGGCGATATGTAGCCAACCTAGACCGCATTTTCGCCGCGCTGCGCCGCTTCAACAGCGGGGCGGTCATCTTTGCGCTCGGCTTGTACAATCCGTTCAGCGATTTAGGCGATGCCAAACGAACGTCGGCCGTTGTGCGCGACTGGAATTTCGCCTCTGCGGAAGTGGCGGCCCGCTATCCAAACGTCGTCGCGGTGCCGACGTTTGATTTGTTTGCCCTCCATGTCAACGACTATTTGTACAGCGACCACTTCCATCCGAATGAAGAAGGGTACAAGCGGATCGGCGAGCGGGTCGCCTCGCTCATTACGTTGACGGAGGAGGACGAGCAGTGA
- a CDS encoding transporter suffix domain-containing protein: MHRIGVGLIIASFVVWVVPLIAPFFPFSTAAKASIVTVAIVAAEIMFWIGGLLVSKEAAAKLKEYWHPKHWRIKRRLSDQTNDGEQCQDGLREMTTMKK, from the coding sequence ATGCATCGCATCGGCGTCGGGCTCATCATCGCATCGTTCGTCGTTTGGGTCGTTCCGCTCATCGCACCATTCTTTCCGTTTTCGACTGCGGCCAAAGCGTCGATCGTTACAGTTGCCATTGTGGCGGCGGAAATCATGTTTTGGATCGGAGGGCTGTTGGTCAGCAAGGAAGCGGCGGCGAAGCTAAAGGAGTATTGGCATCCGAAACATTGGCGAATAAAACGGCGGTTGTCGGATCAAACCAATGATGGAGAACAATGCCAAGACGGATTGCGAGAGATGACAACGATGAAGAAATGA
- a CDS encoding MBL fold metallo-hydrolase gives MAQPIDLGRRISLIDLYDLRMPHRTGTYVLHEENLAIVETGPSPSTPHLLAGLKALHIDPSEIRYIIVTHIHLDHAGGVGLLLQHCPNAVVVVHPKGKRHLADPSRLIAGAKAVYGAQFESLFDPILPVPEERLIVKEDGETLELSAERTLTFYDTPGHANHHFSIYDSYSGGVFTGDTIGVFYPQLQEAGLTFCLPSTSPNQFDPEAMEQSAARLEELRPERIYFGHFGMLDDPQEAFRQLRVWLPKFVAAGKEAVDRHPEAPVSEQVKMAAHRLRNEIMAFLDDHGVPSSSSAHAAIELDLQVCAMGLVDYWQKQR, from the coding sequence ATGGCACAACCGATTGACCTAGGCCGCCGCATTTCACTCATCGATTTGTATGATTTGCGCATGCCGCACCGCACCGGTACATACGTGCTGCACGAAGAGAACTTGGCGATCGTGGAAACAGGGCCAAGCCCGTCGACGCCGCATTTACTTGCTGGATTGAAAGCGCTTCATATTGACCCGAGTGAGATCCGCTATATCATCGTTACCCATATTCATTTGGATCATGCGGGCGGTGTGGGGCTGCTTCTTCAGCATTGCCCGAATGCGGTGGTTGTCGTCCATCCGAAAGGGAAGCGGCATTTGGCCGATCCATCGCGCCTCATCGCTGGAGCGAAGGCGGTGTACGGCGCACAGTTTGAGTCGCTCTTTGATCCGATTCTTCCGGTGCCAGAAGAACGATTGATCGTGAAAGAGGACGGGGAAACGTTGGAGTTGAGTGCGGAGCGGACGCTCACCTTTTATGATACGCCGGGGCATGCCAACCATCATTTTTCGATTTATGATTCATACAGCGGCGGCGTGTTCACCGGTGATACGATCGGCGTTTTTTATCCGCAGCTGCAAGAAGCGGGGCTTACGTTTTGCCTGCCTTCCACATCTCCGAACCAATTTGATCCCGAGGCCATGGAGCAGTCGGCGGCAAGGCTGGAGGAGCTGAGGCCGGAACGCATTTATTTTGGCCATTTTGGCATGCTGGATGACCCGCAGGAAGCTTTCCGCCAGCTTCGCGTTTGGCTGCCGAAGTTCGTGGCGGCGGGAAAAGAAGCGGTCGACCGTCATCCGGAAGCGCCGGTTTCCGAGCAGGTGAAAATGGCAGCGCATCGGTTGCGTAACGAGATCATGGCGTTTCTTGACGATCATGGCGTTCCATCTTCATCGTCAGCGCATGCGGCGATCGAGCTTGATTTGCAAGTGTGCGCGATGGGATTGGTTGATTATTGGCAGAAACAACGGTGA
- a CDS encoding sulfite exporter TauE/SafE family protein: MKKLIVFVFVGFIAQLIDGSLGMAYGVTSSTLLLTFGIAPAVASASVHLAEVVTTAASGASHWKFGNVDRGMVGRLIIPGSVGAFVGACFLSNLPGDLIKPYVSLFLLVLGFYIIYRFLVLNGRAPSSPGKQWSNKQLVPLGLAAGFLDATGGGGWGPIATPVLLANKSMEARKVVGTVDTSEFAVALSATLGFVISLGWEQVNWYWVLTLMAGGIVAAPIAAWLVRKLPSHLLGVLVGGLIILTNVRTLLHAWEAPALVYPTVYGLIVIGWAAAVWLAIRNGRKGKATSRELAS; the protein is encoded by the coding sequence ATGAAAAAACTGATCGTTTTTGTGTTTGTAGGATTTATCGCCCAGCTGATTGACGGCTCGCTTGGGATGGCGTACGGCGTCACCTCGTCGACGTTGTTATTGACGTTCGGCATCGCTCCAGCCGTCGCCTCGGCGTCTGTTCATTTGGCGGAAGTGGTGACGACGGCGGCGTCTGGCGCGTCTCATTGGAAGTTCGGCAACGTCGACCGCGGCATGGTCGGCAGGCTCATTATTCCCGGGTCGGTCGGCGCGTTTGTCGGGGCATGCTTTTTAAGCAACTTGCCGGGAGATTTGATCAAACCGTACGTTTCATTGTTTTTATTGGTGCTTGGCTTTTACATTATTTATCGATTTTTGGTATTGAACGGCCGCGCGCCGTCTTCGCCCGGAAAACAGTGGTCCAATAAGCAGCTCGTCCCTCTCGGATTGGCGGCTGGCTTCCTTGATGCGACCGGCGGCGGGGGATGGGGGCCGATCGCGACGCCGGTGTTGTTGGCCAATAAAAGCATGGAAGCGCGCAAGGTGGTCGGCACAGTCGATACGTCCGAATTTGCTGTTGCGCTCTCGGCAACGCTAGGATTCGTCATTTCGCTTGGTTGGGAGCAAGTGAACTGGTACTGGGTGCTGACGCTCATGGCTGGCGGGATCGTCGCTGCGCCGATCGCTGCTTGGCTTGTGCGCAAACTGCCGTCCCATTTGCTTGGGGTGTTGGTCGGCGGGCTCATTATTTTGACGAATGTCCGCACGCTTCTGCACGCCTGGGAGGCGCCGGCGCTGGTGTATCCGACCGTTTATGGCCTCATCGTGATTGGCTGGGCGGCGGCGGTATGGCTGGCGATCCGAAACGGGCGGAAAGGAAAGGCGACTAGCAGGGAGTTGGCGTCGTAA
- the glnA gene encoding type I glutamate--ammonia ligase yields the protein MSKSFVSSTQTELLEQIKETIKEKNVELLHLQFVDIEGILKHVTVTAEQLDDVVEGKIMFDGSSIKGFSPINRSDLYLLPDLNTFAVLPWTVEEGYAEARFLCSVINPDGTLFEGDPRNVLKKTIERAAEKGYTISVGPELEFFLFKADESGNPTLELHDSGGYFEPSPKDLGERVRLEIYRALKAMGFTIEASHHEVAEGQHEINFKYADALGAADNATTYKWVVKTIASKFGLHATFMPKPVFGINGSGMHVNISLFKDGENAFFDPNDANQLSETAYQFIAGLLKNVKHFAAVTNPLVNSYKRLVPGYEAPCYIAWSASNRSALIRIPAKRGVATRVELRCPDPSANPYLAYAIIAAAGLDGVEKGLTAPAPIDEDIFHMSEERRAELGIDNLPENLGEAIAAFESGEIGRATLGEHVFHEYVAMKKDEWNSYRTAVHAWEVERYQGKF from the coding sequence ATGTCAAAATCGTTCGTTTCCTCTACACAAACGGAGTTGTTGGAGCAAATCAAAGAGACGATCAAGGAAAAAAACGTTGAGCTTCTTCATTTGCAGTTTGTCGACATTGAAGGGATTTTAAAGCATGTGACCGTGACGGCTGAACAGCTTGACGATGTGGTCGAAGGGAAAATCATGTTTGACGGCTCGTCGATCAAAGGTTTTTCGCCGATCAACCGTTCTGACTTGTACTTGTTGCCGGATTTGAATACGTTTGCTGTTTTGCCGTGGACGGTGGAGGAAGGCTATGCAGAAGCCCGTTTCCTTTGCTCGGTGATCAACCCGGACGGCACGCTGTTTGAAGGCGACCCGCGCAATGTGCTGAAAAAAACGATTGAGCGGGCGGCAGAAAAAGGATATACGATTTCGGTCGGGCCGGAGTTGGAGTTTTTCCTGTTCAAAGCCGATGAAAGCGGCAATCCGACGCTCGAGCTTCACGATAGCGGCGGCTATTTCGAACCGTCTCCGAAAGATTTGGGCGAACGTGTCCGCCTTGAAATTTACCGCGCCTTAAAAGCGATGGGCTTTACGATTGAAGCGTCGCACCATGAAGTGGCGGAAGGCCAGCATGAGATCAACTTCAAATACGCCGATGCGCTCGGCGCGGCTGACAATGCGACGACGTACAAATGGGTCGTCAAAACGATCGCCAGCAAGTTTGGCCTCCACGCAACGTTTATGCCAAAACCGGTGTTTGGCATCAACGGTTCAGGCATGCATGTCAACATTTCCCTTTTCAAAGATGGGGAAAATGCGTTCTTTGACCCGAATGATGCGAACCAGTTGTCAGAAACAGCGTACCAATTCATCGCGGGCTTGCTGAAAAACGTAAAACATTTCGCTGCAGTAACGAACCCGCTTGTCAACTCGTACAAACGGCTTGTGCCAGGGTATGAAGCGCCTTGCTACATCGCTTGGTCCGCTTCCAACCGTTCGGCGCTCATCCGCATTCCGGCGAAACGCGGCGTCGCGACGCGCGTTGAGCTCCGTTGCCCGGATCCGTCGGCCAATCCGTATTTGGCGTATGCCATCATCGCTGCTGCTGGCCTTGACGGTGTCGAAAAAGGTTTAACCGCTCCGGCGCCGATTGATGAAGACATCTTCCATATGTCGGAAGAACGCCGTGCGGAGCTTGGCATTGACAACTTGCCGGAAAACTTGGGCGAGGCCATCGCTGCGTTCGAAAGCGGAGAAATCGGCCGCGCGACGCTCGGTGAGCACGTATTCCACGAATACGTGGCGATGAAAAAAGACGAATGGAACAGCTACCGCACGGCGGTTCACGCTTGGGAAGTCGAGCGGTATCAAGGGAAGTTCTGA
- a CDS encoding gamma-glutamylcyclotransferase family protein — MAERRYRVFVYGTLLTGEDNHCVVAPYVRAVCPGKVNGRLYSVGPYPALVLGEEGEVEGEWLTVTEEGLKAMDELEDYAEGRDDNEYERVWVRDVCQPIEGYVYVYLPKKAAGLPVISSGSWRRRKEKM, encoded by the coding sequence ATGGCGGAAAGACGATATCGAGTGTTTGTGTATGGAACGTTGCTGACCGGCGAGGACAATCATTGTGTTGTAGCTCCTTATGTTCGCGCCGTATGCCCAGGGAAGGTGAACGGCCGTTTGTACAGCGTCGGCCCGTACCCTGCGCTTGTGCTTGGAGAAGAAGGGGAAGTGGAAGGGGAATGGCTGACGGTGACGGAGGAAGGACTCAAAGCGATGGATGAGCTTGAAGACTACGCCGAAGGACGAGATGATAACGAATATGAGCGGGTATGGGTCCGCGACGTCTGCCAGCCGATTGAAGGGTACGTTTACGTGTATTTGCCAAAAAAAGCCGCGGGCCTGCCTGTCATTTCGTCCGGCTCGTGGCGGCGGCGTAAGGAGAAAATGTAA
- a CDS encoding thioredoxin family protein, translating into MPAVESNMFPLGKQAPPFALTNVIDGSIVRLEDVKSDVATVIMFICNHCPFVKHVQHELVRLANDYMPKGVSFVAINSNDVEQYPEDSPENMKKVADELGYPFPYLYDETQEVAKAYDAACTPDFYIFDRELKCVYRGQLDDSRPNNGIPVTGESIRAALDALLAGRPVPEKQKPSIGCSIKWKPSA; encoded by the coding sequence ATGCCAGCTGTCGAATCGAATATGTTTCCGCTTGGCAAACAGGCGCCGCCGTTTGCCCTCACAAATGTCATTGATGGCAGCATTGTTCGTCTTGAAGATGTGAAATCGGACGTCGCGACTGTCATTATGTTCATTTGCAATCATTGCCCGTTTGTAAAGCATGTGCAGCACGAGCTTGTCCGCCTAGCAAACGATTATATGCCCAAAGGGGTGTCGTTTGTCGCCATCAATTCGAACGATGTTGAACAATATCCGGAAGATTCGCCTGAAAACATGAAAAAAGTGGCGGACGAGCTTGGCTACCCGTTCCCATACTTGTATGACGAGACGCAAGAAGTGGCGAAGGCGTACGACGCCGCCTGCACCCCGGATTTTTATATTTTCGACCGTGAGCTGAAATGCGTCTACCGCGGCCAGCTTGATGATTCGCGGCCGAACAATGGCATTCCGGTGACGGGGGAATCGATCCGTGCCGCGCTGGACGCTTTGTTGGCGGGGCGTCCGGTGCCGGAAAAGCAAAAGCCGAGCATCGGCTGCAGCATTAAATGGAAGCCATCCGCGTAA
- a CDS encoding coiled-coil domain-containing protein, producing the protein MIYMNKQMTPRVYSAAPPLSSHSVFYYRRAKTEQMLEQQTQLLEQLADALLRLEQVTEENRKQQADDRGKMADALIRLERSLAAGQTEQAEHSRRLVEALDSLKGMMASSQIEQVEWYRELTETVSRLIDASRTEQNQQAEQSKQWAKAFARLEQLLTARQREQAELAETLARLERSVNAHEQIDLEQRRAWEEQFAKEEAARQAVIEALTVQSEATRRLEQQAAEREQRVEGMSARLEGQEKLYQKILEQLELQHVFHQTVIERLEAQEAAQYKVTRQLDSLKEALYERCSFIVDSVKQLFSSFFSGRGRSQKVDREAAEPKDLIHL; encoded by the coding sequence TTGATTTACATGAACAAACAGATGACCCCGCGCGTGTACAGTGCAGCTCCGCCTCTCTCCTCTCATTCGGTGTTTTATTATCGGCGCGCAAAAACGGAACAGATGCTTGAGCAGCAAACCCAACTGCTTGAACAGTTGGCCGACGCGCTCCTTCGGCTTGAGCAGGTGACGGAAGAAAACCGAAAACAACAGGCCGACGATCGCGGGAAAATGGCCGATGCCCTAATCCGCCTCGAGCGTTCACTTGCCGCCGGGCAAACGGAACAAGCCGAACATAGCCGGCGTCTCGTCGAAGCGCTGGACAGCCTCAAAGGAATGATGGCGTCAAGCCAAATCGAACAAGTTGAATGGTACCGCGAACTAACTGAAACTGTTTCACGCCTGATCGATGCCTCTAGAACTGAGCAAAACCAGCAGGCAGAGCAAAGCAAGCAATGGGCGAAAGCGTTCGCCCGACTCGAGCAATTGCTCACGGCCAGACAACGAGAGCAAGCAGAGCTCGCCGAAACGCTGGCACGCCTTGAACGATCGGTCAACGCCCACGAGCAGATAGACCTCGAACAGCGGCGCGCATGGGAGGAGCAGTTCGCCAAAGAAGAAGCAGCGCGCCAAGCCGTCATCGAAGCGTTGACGGTGCAAAGCGAAGCGACGCGTCGGCTTGAACAGCAAGCAGCCGAACGCGAACAACGGGTGGAAGGAATGTCCGCCCGCCTCGAAGGGCAAGAAAAGCTGTATCAAAAAATCTTGGAACAACTGGAGCTGCAACATGTCTTCCATCAGACGGTCATCGAGCGGCTTGAAGCGCAAGAGGCAGCCCAATACAAAGTGACCCGCCAGCTCGACAGCTTAAAAGAAGCGCTGTATGAACGATGCTCCTTTATCGTTGACAGCGTCAAACAACTGTTTTCCTCGTTCTTTTCCGGACGGGGGCGAAGCCAAAAAGTCGACCGCGAAGCCGCAGAACCCAAAGACCTGATCCACTTGTAG
- a CDS encoding RNA-guided endonuclease InsQ/TnpB family protein codes for MYFCIKQQLNGLTKEEYLTLRELCHIAKNMYNVGLYNVRQYYFEHKEFLNYEKNYHLAKTNENYKLLNSNMAQQILKKVNEAFKSFFGLISLAKQGKYDYKAISIPKYLKKDGFHSLIIGQIRIDGNKFTIPYSRLFKKTHKPITITIPPVLLDKKIKQIEIIPKHHARFFEIQYKYEMPEDQRELNDQKALAIDLGLNNFATCVTSDGRSFIIDGRRLKSINQWFNKENARLQSIKDKQKIKGTTRKQALLAMNRNNKVNDYINKTCRYIINYCIENQIGKLVIGYAETLQRNINLGKKTNQNFVNIPLGNIKEKLEYLCEFYGIEFFKQEESYTSQASFFDGDEIPEYNADNPKEYKFSGKRIKRGLYRTKSGKLINADVNGALNILKKSKAVDLSVLCSSGEVDTPQRIRIA; via the coding sequence ATGTATTTTTGTATCAAACAACAGCTAAATGGTTTGACCAAAGAAGAATACTTGACTCTTAGAGAACTGTGCCATATTGCCAAGAACATGTACAACGTCGGATTGTACAATGTCAGACAATACTATTTTGAACACAAGGAATTTCTTAATTATGAGAAAAACTATCATCTTGCAAAAACTAACGAAAACTATAAGCTGTTAAACAGTAACATGGCACAGCAAATTTTAAAAAAGGTCAATGAAGCCTTTAAATCTTTCTTTGGTTTGATCAGTCTTGCCAAACAAGGAAAATATGACTACAAAGCTATCAGTATTCCAAAATATCTTAAAAAAGATGGCTTTCATTCACTGATCATTGGCCAGATTCGTATAGACGGCAACAAATTCACGATACCGTATTCTCGCCTATTTAAAAAGACTCACAAGCCTATCACGATAACGATTCCGCCTGTGTTACTGGACAAAAAGATTAAGCAGATTGAAATCATTCCTAAGCATCACGCCAGGTTCTTTGAGATTCAGTACAAATATGAAATGCCTGAAGATCAAAGAGAATTAAATGACCAAAAAGCACTGGCAATTGATTTAGGATTAAACAATTTTGCCACTTGTGTCACATCAGACGGCAGATCATTCATCATTGATGGGCGGAGATTAAAAAGTATAAATCAATGGTTTAACAAAGAAAATGCCAGACTTCAAAGCATTAAAGATAAGCAAAAAATCAAAGGCACGACTCGTAAACAGGCGTTGCTTGCTATGAATCGCAATAATAAAGTGAATGATTATATCAACAAGACTTGCCGTTACATCATTAACTACTGTATTGAAAATCAAATTGGCAAACTTGTCATTGGCTATGCTGAAACATTGCAACGCAATATTAATCTAGGAAAAAAGACAAATCAAAACTTTGTCAATATTCCTCTCGGTAACATAAAAGAAAAACTAGAATATCTTTGTGAATTTTACGGCATTGAATTCTTTAAACAGGAAGAATCATATACGTCTCAAGCCAGCTTTTTTGACGGCGATGAGATTCCTGAATATAATGCCGACAATCCAAAAGAATATAAGTTCAGCGGCAAACGTATTAAGCGCGGCTTGTATCGAACAAAGTCTGGCAAACTAATTAATGCTGATGTCAATGGCGCATTAAACATCTTAAAGAAAAGTAAAGCTGTAGACCTGAGTGTCTTATGCTCTAGCGGCGAAGTGGACACGCCTCAAAGAATAAGGATTGCTTGA
- a CDS encoding MOSC domain-containing protein, translating into MRILSINVGKPKTIHIAGQRITTGIDKTPVAHSVAVGKQNLAGDGQADLVHHGGEDKAICAYPSEHFVYWEERYGRPFTAGAFGENWTLLGLTEDDVCLGDIYAAGTALVQVSQPRQPCSKLAFKHQLPDLPKAVCQTGKSGFYFRVLKEGVVAPGAPLVLVERGAEALSIAYINHIYYHERDNAAAIKQIASHPALSASWREAFQKRLSEQTHP; encoded by the coding sequence ATGCGGATTCTTTCCATTAATGTTGGAAAGCCGAAAACGATCCACATCGCCGGCCAGCGGATCACAACCGGCATTGACAAAACGCCGGTCGCCCATTCCGTTGCGGTCGGCAAACAAAACTTGGCTGGAGATGGACAAGCCGACCTCGTCCATCACGGCGGCGAAGATAAAGCGATTTGCGCCTATCCGTCCGAACATTTCGTCTATTGGGAAGAGCGATACGGCCGTCCGTTTACAGCGGGGGCATTTGGAGAAAACTGGACGCTTCTCGGTTTGACGGAAGACGATGTGTGCCTTGGCGACATTTATGCCGCTGGCACGGCGCTCGTGCAAGTGTCGCAGCCGCGCCAACCTTGCTCCAAATTGGCATTCAAGCATCAGCTGCCCGATTTGCCGAAAGCCGTCTGCCAGACAGGAAAAAGCGGGTTTTACTTTCGCGTTCTCAAAGAGGGCGTCGTCGCTCCAGGCGCGCCGCTCGTTCTCGTCGAACGGGGCGCGGAGGCGTTGTCGATCGCCTATATCAATCACATTTACTATCATGAGCGGGACAATGCGGCCGCCATAAAGCAAATCGCCAGCCATCCGGCCTTATCCGCAAGCTGGCGCGAAGCGTTTCAAAAGCGCCTCTCCGAGCAAACGCATCCTTAA